A window from Herbaspirillum sp. meg3 encodes these proteins:
- a CDS encoding urease accessory protein UreF: MQAQALLHLLQLTSPSLPIGAYSYSQGLEAAIENGSVKNEAGARAWIVDSLHEVVARFEAPILWRLLQAFTGRDADAVALWNERFIAARDTAEFRAETIQMGYSLSKLAIDLKIGDESLLGLLQAQGEVPLPTALAYAAVALNVPHDAALLGMLFAWAENQVLVCVKSVPLGQVAGQRLLLSLQPELEAAAKTAQELADDELSNWSPGLSLLSMQHEVQYSRLYRS, from the coding sequence ATGCAAGCACAAGCCCTGCTTCATCTGCTCCAGCTGACCAGCCCGTCGTTGCCGATTGGGGCGTACAGCTATTCGCAGGGGCTGGAGGCGGCTATTGAAAACGGCAGCGTGAAGAACGAAGCAGGTGCGCGTGCGTGGATCGTCGATTCGCTGCATGAAGTTGTCGCCCGCTTCGAAGCGCCGATTTTGTGGCGCTTGTTGCAGGCTTTTACCGGACGCGATGCAGACGCAGTGGCATTGTGGAACGAACGCTTTATCGCCGCGCGCGATACCGCCGAGTTCCGCGCTGAAACGATACAGATGGGTTATTCACTGAGCAAACTGGCGATCGATCTGAAGATCGGTGATGAATCCTTGCTCGGTCTGCTGCAGGCGCAAGGCGAAGTGCCCTTGCCGACAGCATTGGCTTATGCCGCTGTGGCGTTGAATGTGCCCCATGACGCCGCCTTGCTGGGCATGCTGTTCGCGTGGGCCGAGAATCAGGTATTGGTCTGCGTGAAGTCAGTGCCGCTGGGGCAGGTTGCCGGGCAACGTTTATTGTTGTCGTTGCAACCGGAGTTGGAGGCCGCGGCGAAGACCGCGCAGGAATTGGCCGACGATGAACTGTCGAACTGGTCGCCTGGCTTGTCGCTGCTGTCGATGCAACATGAAGTGCAATACAGTCGCTTATACCGTTCGTGA